A single Filimonas effusa DNA region contains:
- a CDS encoding glycoside hydrolase family 13 protein: MKSCFMNGISITIQRQVLTGLLLFSVTIGIAQSHDTIDRIEPVCWFTGMKMHAIQLIAHGKGLSAYTPAIDWKGVTVKAVHKVENPDYLFIDLDITPAAPAGVFPIVFSRKGKPDRKYSYELKQRNKGVKAQGVTSKDFIYLLMPDRFCNGDTSNDTIAGMFDNVVDRNMLSARHGGDLQGVMNRLDYLQDLGITALWMTPALENNEEATSYHGYANTESYHIDRRYGSNELFKALTDSLHARNMKMVMDVVPNHFGEKHWTVVDLPMKDWVHQWPVFTRSSFRDQVVPDPYAAAADRKRMTDGWFDSHMPDMNQSNPYVQRYIIQSHIWWIEYAGIDAFRIDTYPYNDLSFMSKWRKAILDEYPAFSCFGEAWVQSVANQAYFTGGSKLGQPVDTHLEGVTDFQFQYAIKDIMSGSTDSAGDINRLYNVLASDFLYKNPYANVLFLDNHDMSRYFSVINENVERYKAALAVLLTTRGIPQLYYGAEVLMKNLSNPDGLVREDFKGGWPGDQVNKFTAAGRTAHENEVFDYIRVLANYRKNNKVLQDGRLMQYIPGDGAYVYFRYDNAKTVMIALNNSSKEIKLDGERFSERIRGFSSAVNVVTGSRIKELKTFSLPANTTLVLELLQ, encoded by the coding sequence ATGAAGTCTTGTTTTATGAATGGCATTTCAATAACAATACAGCGGCAGGTGCTCACAGGCCTGCTGCTGTTTTCAGTAACCATAGGTATTGCACAGTCCCATGACACGATCGATCGTATAGAACCGGTATGCTGGTTTACAGGTATGAAAATGCATGCTATCCAGCTTATAGCACATGGCAAAGGATTATCAGCTTATACCCCCGCTATAGACTGGAAAGGGGTAACTGTAAAAGCTGTTCATAAAGTAGAGAACCCCGATTATCTGTTTATAGATCTGGATATAACTCCTGCTGCACCGGCAGGTGTATTCCCTATCGTATTTTCCCGGAAAGGAAAGCCCGACAGGAAATATAGTTATGAGTTGAAGCAAAGGAATAAAGGAGTAAAGGCGCAGGGGGTAACCAGTAAGGATTTTATTTACCTGCTGATGCCCGACCGCTTTTGCAATGGTGACACCAGCAACGATACAATAGCAGGTATGTTCGATAATGTCGTCGACAGGAATATGCTTTCTGCCCGCCACGGCGGCGACCTGCAAGGTGTAATGAACCGGTTGGATTACCTGCAGGATCTTGGCATAACGGCACTTTGGATGACTCCGGCGCTGGAGAACAATGAAGAAGCAACTTCTTATCATGGATACGCCAACACCGAAAGTTATCATATCGACAGGCGTTACGGCAGCAATGAATTATTTAAAGCGTTAACCGATTCACTTCATGCCAGGAATATGAAAATGGTAATGGATGTGGTGCCCAATCATTTCGGCGAAAAACACTGGACAGTAGTTGATTTGCCGATGAAAGACTGGGTGCATCAATGGCCTGTGTTTACGAGGTCAAGTTTCCGCGACCAGGTAGTGCCGGACCCTTATGCCGCTGCAGCCGATCGTAAACGAATGACCGATGGCTGGTTCGATAGCCATATGCCCGATATGAACCAAAGTAATCCCTATGTGCAGCGCTATATCATTCAAAGCCATATCTGGTGGATAGAATATGCCGGTATAGATGCTTTCAGGATAGATACCTATCCTTATAACGATTTATCATTCATGAGCAAATGGCGTAAAGCTATCCTTGACGAATATCCTGCTTTTAGTTGTTTTGGTGAAGCATGGGTGCAAAGTGTAGCCAATCAGGCTTACTTTACAGGAGGGAGCAAACTGGGGCAGCCCGTTGATACGCACCTGGAGGGTGTCACCGACTTCCAGTTCCAATATGCGATAAAAGACATCATGAGTGGTAGCACGGACAGTGCAGGAGACATAAACAGGTTGTACAACGTACTGGCTTCAGATTTTCTTTACAAAAACCCTTATGCCAATGTGCTGTTTCTCGACAACCACGACATGAGCCGTTATTTCTCAGTGATCAATGAAAATGTGGAAAGATATAAGGCCGCGTTGGCCGTATTGCTCACTACCCGCGGCATTCCGCAGCTTTATTATGGAGCCGAGGTGTTAATGAAAAACCTATCCAATCCGGATGGCCTGGTAAGAGAGGATTTTAAAGGTGGCTGGCCCGGTGATCAGGTGAATAAGTTTACTGCCGCAGGACGTACAGCCCACGAGAACGAAGTGTTCGATTATATCCGTGTACTTGCTAATTATCGGAAGAATAATAAGGTGCTGCAGGATGGCCGTCTAATGCAATACATACCTGGGGATGGTGCCTATGTTTATTTTAGGTATGATAATGCAAAAACGGTGATGATAGCGCTCAATAACAGCAGCAAAGAAATAAAACTGGATGGCGAACGATTCTCAGAACGTATTCGCGGATTTAGTTCGGCCGTAAATGTTGTGACAGGCTCAAGGATAAAGGAACTGAAAACTTTTTCGCTACCTGCCAACACAACGCTGGTGCTGGAATTGCTGCAATAG
- a CDS encoding M16 family metallopeptidase, which yields MIRKLLVLALLCHGQAYGRDLNDTIPLDKNIRTGKLSNGFTYYIRKNATPEKRVLFYLVNKVGSILETDEQQGLAHFLEHMAFNGTLHFPKNSLVNYLEKAGVRFGADLNAYTSFDETVFQLPVASDDTAVLHNAMQIMRDWAGSITLDDSEIDKERGVILSEKRQGISASQRLQTILLPISFNQSRYASRMPIGTENVLTSFRHSEIKQFYHNWYRPDLQALIVVGDINENEIEKKIKALFSDLKTPVNAPVRVQYTIPLTGKNQFRIVTDPELTGTAVQMTIKHTGYSLLTKADYRENVVRAIVSIMMNHRFNEIATQADAPFLQAGYSIGKMLSNLDALGATVHTKPGEFEKGVKAWWAILQQAAQSGFSDTELKRASVLYKAGIAQLYNEQDKLPSDNYVKEYVELFLHHTASPGIAYEYALTDTILGTLKTGEANQLYRKYFSAVNRDIIIQAEEKEKANLPTEQKMMEWLNTSGTSGYTEKNTTGLRLMDTQPFPGVIRSTAKDEENNITTLILENGIKVILKPTRFNNDQILFNASSPGGLSLVKDEDYFTGRIAGSLVANSGAGQLNRQSLQQLLNGRMVSVSPYITDQSEGLSGSASKEELETALQLVYLYFTSPRADTTVFKQFTEQQRFAYANAGKVAQEVFQDTVMAVMANHYFRKMKMPERELDKLNPLKALDIYKERFGNAGDFTFVFAGNFDAEGIKPLLLRYLASLPSSNKREQVQHPGVKPPSGIISRKVVRGKEAKASVFLSFPGEFEYSPSANIQLKALAGVLNMKLMERLREEEGGVYTVQANAATQELPSGEYNLSIRFICHPDNAEALIASTNKEIEKLKTQGIDKETVEKYLAGENKSLERAEKENGFWLSYLTVASQRNEKVGVKYLYERLKEVTPENIKRTANQFLNNSNHVRIVLLPETN from the coding sequence ATGATCCGGAAACTACTGGTACTGGCCTTGCTTTGCCATGGTCAGGCTTATGGTCGTGACTTAAACGACACAATACCTCTCGATAAAAATATAAGGACAGGCAAACTATCCAATGGGTTCACCTATTATATCCGGAAGAATGCCACACCCGAAAAAAGGGTCCTATTCTACCTGGTCAACAAAGTAGGCTCTATACTGGAAACAGATGAGCAACAAGGGTTGGCACATTTCCTGGAACACATGGCATTCAACGGTACGCTTCATTTCCCCAAAAACAGCCTGGTCAATTATCTTGAAAAAGCAGGCGTACGATTTGGCGCCGACCTTAATGCCTATACCAGTTTTGACGAAACCGTATTCCAGCTACCTGTAGCCTCCGATGATACGGCGGTGTTGCATAATGCCATGCAGATCATGCGCGACTGGGCAGGCAGTATTACGCTCGACGACAGCGAAATAGACAAAGAAAGAGGCGTCATACTTTCGGAAAAGCGGCAAGGCATCAGCGCTTCACAACGTTTACAAACCATCCTGCTGCCTATAAGTTTCAACCAGTCGCGTTATGCATCCCGTATGCCTATAGGGACAGAAAACGTGCTTACCAGCTTCAGGCATTCCGAAATAAAGCAATTTTATCACAACTGGTACCGTCCCGATCTGCAGGCACTGATAGTTGTAGGTGACATCAACGAAAACGAGATAGAGAAAAAAATAAAGGCTTTATTCTCCGATCTTAAAACGCCGGTTAATGCTCCTGTGCGTGTACAATATACCATACCGCTTACAGGGAAAAACCAGTTCCGTATTGTTACAGATCCGGAGTTAACGGGTACTGCGGTACAGATGACCATTAAACATACAGGTTACTCCCTGTTAACAAAAGCAGATTACCGAGAAAACGTTGTGCGGGCGATTGTGTCGATCATGATGAATCATCGCTTCAATGAAATAGCAACACAGGCTGACGCACCGTTTTTACAGGCAGGTTATTCCATCGGGAAAATGCTCTCCAATTTAGATGCATTGGGCGCTACGGTACACACAAAACCCGGGGAATTTGAAAAAGGAGTTAAAGCATGGTGGGCAATATTACAGCAAGCCGCCCAATCAGGCTTTTCAGACACAGAGCTAAAAAGAGCATCAGTGCTTTATAAAGCAGGTATTGCACAGCTTTACAACGAGCAAGACAAACTACCTTCAGACAACTATGTAAAGGAATACGTGGAGCTTTTCCTTCACCATACTGCCAGCCCCGGCATCGCCTATGAATATGCACTTACCGATACGATATTAGGCACACTAAAAACCGGAGAGGCCAACCAATTATACCGGAAATACTTTTCGGCAGTGAACAGGGATATCATTATACAGGCAGAGGAGAAGGAGAAAGCAAACCTGCCAACTGAACAAAAGATGATGGAATGGCTGAACACAAGCGGAACTTCAGGTTATACTGAAAAAAACACAACAGGCCTTCGTCTTATGGATACACAGCCTTTTCCGGGAGTTATACGTTCTACGGCAAAAGATGAAGAAAACAACATCACTACCCTTATCCTGGAAAATGGCATAAAGGTGATCTTAAAACCAACCCGTTTCAATAACGACCAGATACTATTCAACGCGTCGAGCCCGGGTGGCCTGTCGCTGGTGAAGGATGAGGACTATTTCACAGGACGAATCGCGGGATCGTTGGTAGCCAATAGTGGTGCAGGCCAGCTCAACAGGCAATCGCTGCAACAGCTACTGAATGGCAGAATGGTTTCGGTATCACCTTATATCACCGATCAAAGTGAAGGACTATCGGGAAGTGCGTCGAAGGAAGAACTGGAAACGGCATTGCAGCTTGTTTATCTTTACTTCACCAGCCCCCGTGCCGACACTACTGTTTTCAAACAATTTACAGAGCAGCAACGATTTGCCTATGCCAATGCCGGAAAGGTTGCGCAGGAAGTATTCCAGGATACGGTGATGGCTGTGATGGCCAATCATTATTTCAGGAAAATGAAAATGCCCGAGAGAGAACTGGACAAGTTAAACCCATTAAAAGCACTCGATATTTATAAGGAACGTTTCGGCAATGCAGGCGACTTTACATTTGTTTTTGCAGGAAATTTCGACGCAGAGGGCATCAAGCCATTGTTGCTGCGTTACCTGGCCTCCCTGCCTTCAAGTAACAAAAGAGAACAAGTGCAGCACCCCGGCGTAAAGCCTCCTTCAGGTATCATTTCCCGCAAAGTAGTGCGTGGCAAAGAAGCCAAAGCCAGCGTATTCTTATCTTTTCCTGGTGAATTCGAATATAGCCCCTCCGCAAATATCCAGTTAAAAGCACTGGCTGGTGTATTAAATATGAAATTAATGGAACGCCTGAGAGAGGAAGAAGGTGGCGTGTACACCGTTCAGGCCAATGCAGCAACGCAGGAACTACCGTCAGGTGAATACAATCTTTCCATCCGGTTCATATGCCATCCTGACAATGCAGAAGCACTCATTGCAAGCACCAACAAGGAAATTGAAAAGCTTAAAACGCAAGGCATAGATAAGGAAACCGTAGAAAAGTATTTAGCGGGAGAGAACAAAAGCCTGGAAAGAGCGGAAAAAGAAAACGGGTTCTGGTTATCCTATCTTACCGTTGCTTCTCAACGGAATGAAAAAGTGGGCGTCAAGTATTTATACGAACGCCTGAAAGAAGTAACACCTGAAAACATCAAACGCACAGCCAACCAGTTCCTGAATAACAGCAACCATGTTCGCATTGTACTTTTACCAGAGACGAACTAG
- a CDS encoding MutS-related protein, whose product MSFITDKQTLEDLGLMGKYRQHSIYTLFNQVKTAGGERLLREMFHHPLSNAAAINERSSVFRYFQENAVPFPLEQEAFNLVESYLSNSTGSNILSCTTNLLRKKLMALLVHDEQYSQFLKALQATIRAVHSLYAFTDKLDIPQLSAVKNILSDPRLSSIATGDEANNLTLLKAAGYDHLLRNTMQQDMELLLEKIYELDVYIAVGAIARKHQFSYAIALPASQQVFSAPALRHPGLPAAVPNVLHMDAKQNLLFLTGANMAGKSTFMKSVGITLYLAHMGFPVAAGDMRFSVRDGIYTSINVPDSLDMGYSHFYAEVLRVKKVAKEVAAGRNMVVIFDELFKGTNVKDAYDATLAVTAAFSRYRNCLFIISTHIIEAGEALQQSCFNIRFAKLPTIMNGNVPSYTYTLTEGITSDRHGMTIIENEKIIDLLHMQPSQTAL is encoded by the coding sequence ATGAGCTTTATAACCGACAAACAAACGCTGGAAGACCTTGGATTGATGGGCAAATATCGCCAGCACTCCATTTATACGCTTTTCAACCAGGTTAAAACAGCAGGCGGCGAAAGACTGCTTCGTGAAATGTTTCACCACCCGCTGAGCAACGCAGCAGCTATTAATGAGCGTAGCTCTGTTTTCCGTTATTTCCAGGAAAATGCCGTTCCGTTTCCTTTGGAACAGGAAGCATTCAACCTGGTGGAAAGTTACCTGAGCAACAGCACCGGCAGTAACATACTCAGTTGCACAACAAACCTGCTCCGGAAAAAGCTCATGGCCTTGCTGGTGCATGATGAGCAATACAGCCAGTTTCTAAAGGCCCTTCAGGCCACTATACGGGCAGTGCATTCCCTGTATGCCTTTACCGACAAGCTGGATATTCCTCAATTGAGTGCAGTAAAAAACATACTTTCCGACCCTCGGCTATCCAGTATAGCAACAGGAGACGAGGCAAATAATCTCACACTGCTGAAAGCCGCCGGCTATGATCACCTGCTACGTAATACCATGCAGCAAGACATGGAGTTATTATTGGAAAAGATTTACGAACTGGATGTATATATTGCGGTAGGCGCCATTGCAAGGAAGCATCAGTTCAGTTATGCGATAGCCCTGCCTGCGTCACAGCAGGTATTCAGCGCCCCGGCCTTACGCCATCCCGGCTTACCTGCAGCAGTGCCCAATGTATTACATATGGACGCAAAACAAAACCTGTTGTTCCTTACAGGCGCCAATATGGCCGGCAAATCCACGTTCATGAAATCTGTTGGTATTACACTATACCTGGCACATATGGGCTTCCCGGTAGCGGCTGGCGATATGCGTTTTTCTGTGCGGGATGGCATCTACACCTCTATTAATGTTCCCGACAGCCTGGACATGGGCTATAGTCATTTTTACGCGGAGGTGTTACGTGTAAAAAAAGTAGCAAAGGAAGTTGCCGCAGGCAGGAATATGGTTGTCATTTTTGATGAGCTATTCAAAGGCACCAATGTAAAAGACGCGTATGATGCCACCCTGGCCGTTACGGCAGCATTCTCCAGGTACAGGAACTGCCTTTTCATCATCTCCACTCATATTATAGAAGCGGGTGAGGCATTACAACAGTCTTGTTTCAATATACGGTTTGCCAAACTTCCCACTATAATGAACGGCAATGTACCCAGCTATACTTATACCCTTACCGAGGGTATTACCAGCGACCGTCACGGGATGACTATTATAGAAAATGAAAAAATTATAGACTTACTCCATATGCAACCGTCGCAGACCGCTTTGTAG
- a CDS encoding MutS-related protein, whose amino-acid sequence MLFSTDKQTLNDLNIFGRHGAESIFYLFNRCVTSGGAALLEELFRHPLSDDKAINRRAGIIRHFKDAAAGFPFSPGDFGIIDAYLANRDERSRLSMTHHSLAGKLGHMLAPEAAVQQVIKGVHALADVLKTCRRFLQSLPPVPDYDTEKESMQLLLSEPALAPILNCKQKLSFEAVAGFDVLLRFRYHDTIKKILKYIYQLDVYIAVARVAREREFVLPKALPRQPLTVSIEGIYHPQVNKAVRNNISIGSGSNLIFLTGANMAGKSTFMKSFSIAMYLAHMGFPVAAERMTFSVSDGIYTTINLPDNLGIGASHFYAEVLRVKKMAQELAAGKNLFIVFDELFRGTNVKDACEATIAIVEGFARHRNSVFVVSTHIIEAGAILKRTCDNVKFIYLPTKMNGAIPVYTYTIEEGITNDRHGMVIVNNEGILNILEEGIQQMKLS is encoded by the coding sequence ATGCTATTCAGTACTGATAAACAAACACTGAACGATCTGAATATCTTTGGCAGACACGGGGCGGAATCGATATTTTATTTGTTCAACCGCTGCGTCACAAGCGGTGGCGCGGCGCTGCTCGAAGAGCTGTTCCGCCATCCGTTATCCGATGACAAAGCCATTAACCGGCGTGCAGGTATTATCCGGCATTTTAAAGATGCCGCCGCCGGCTTCCCGTTTTCACCGGGCGACTTCGGGATTATTGACGCTTACCTGGCAAACCGGGATGAGCGTTCCAGGTTATCAATGACCCATCATTCACTGGCCGGCAAGCTAGGCCATATGCTTGCACCGGAAGCCGCCGTGCAACAGGTTATCAAAGGCGTTCATGCGCTGGCCGATGTATTAAAAACATGCCGTCGTTTTCTACAATCCCTGCCTCCGGTACCTGATTACGATACAGAAAAGGAGTCGATGCAGCTATTACTCAGCGAACCTGCGTTGGCTCCCATTCTCAATTGCAAGCAAAAATTAAGCTTTGAAGCGGTTGCCGGGTTTGATGTACTCCTACGTTTTCGTTATCACGATACGATAAAAAAAATATTAAAATATATCTATCAACTGGATGTATATATTGCTGTGGCCCGGGTTGCACGTGAACGGGAATTCGTATTACCTAAGGCACTTCCCCGGCAACCGCTTACCGTAAGCATTGAAGGGATTTACCACCCGCAGGTGAACAAGGCTGTCCGCAATAACATAAGCATCGGTTCCGGCAGCAATCTTATTTTCCTCACCGGCGCAAATATGGCAGGGAAGTCCACTTTTATGAAGTCGTTTAGTATAGCCATGTACCTGGCACATATGGGATTCCCGGTAGCCGCCGAAAGAATGACATTCTCAGTATCTGACGGCATATACACTACTATTAACCTGCCCGACAACCTGGGCATAGGCGCCAGTCATTTTTATGCAGAGGTTTTAAGGGTAAAAAAGATGGCGCAGGAGCTGGCAGCGGGCAAAAACCTTTTTATTGTATTCGACGAATTATTCCGTGGCACCAATGTAAAAGATGCATGCGAGGCAACTATCGCTATCGTTGAAGGATTTGCACGGCATCGCAACAGTGTGTTTGTAGTATCTACGCATATCATAGAAGCAGGAGCTATTTTAAAACGAACCTGCGACAACGTTAAATTTATTTACCTGCCTACAAAAATGAACGGAGCAATACCAGTGTACACCTATACCATTGAAGAAGGCATTACCAACGACCGGCATGGCATGGTCATCGTCAATAATGAAGGTATACTGAACATATTGGAAGAAGGCATACAACAAATGAAATTGTCATGA
- a CDS encoding Gldg family protein codes for MKTTLSVARTELRILFYSPIAWFVLVVFLVQSGTVYFGLIQNIASQQEMGGFRLHFIKELMSRVFTGKGGLFKSIMNNLYLYIPLLTMGLISRETSSGTIRLLYSSPIKVREIILGKYLAMMLYSLFLLAIVGIFITTGIFQIQAPDKGMLMAGLLGFYLLLCAYSAIGLFMSCLTTYQLVAAVCTFVMIAFLNYVGTIGQGMDFVRDITYLLSLSGRTENMLNGLITTKDTVYFLAIIYMFLGLSIYKIKSGMESKPAIVKIGRYSAVIVTGIVAGYIGALPGMIGYYDATINQKNTVAPNVQKIVKELGKEPLEVYTYNNVIGGASMMGFDNAYNIVASTWERYTRFKEHHNIIIHKAVNYYDSTIDDQGTLRSYPGKTLKEIAIQVTKPNGVSMKKVLSPEEIRKIIDLRPELNRFVMQLKYKDKSTFLRIYDDQFVWPGDTEVAAAFKRLLQAKLPRIAFLTGNLERDIFKKSEREYNKIAAAKGFRYALINQGFDVDTVSLEGRDVPDGVNTLVIGDPRLAFTPAVLERIIRYINKGGNLLITCEPESREVLQPLLDELGVAQMEGKLIESDKDFAPDMIKPLFTAKAGSFSGYIEKMRTDSLADLMQMPGVSGLTYKQGGDFIIEPLLLSNPKQTWNRKKPFNAESANTIRPADGIATAGGSIPTDPRQRFSPVSFSAEDGDIKGPIAAALALTRKKDGKEQRIIITGDADFMRNGSFSNSNFFFSTGIFSWLSYGEFPIDSYRAETNDKAVKVTTDEVSYLKIIYLWVLPGILVAFAAILLIRRKRK; via the coding sequence ATGAAAACAACATTAAGCGTTGCGCGGACAGAATTGCGCATCTTATTCTATTCGCCTATTGCCTGGTTTGTACTGGTTGTATTTTTAGTGCAGAGCGGTACAGTTTATTTCGGTTTAATTCAAAACATAGCTTCACAGCAGGAAATGGGCGGCTTCAGGCTCCATTTCATTAAAGAGCTTATGTCTCGTGTATTCACCGGCAAAGGAGGCTTATTCAAAAGCATCATGAATAACCTGTACCTGTATATTCCACTTCTTACCATGGGGCTGATAAGCCGTGAAACTTCCAGCGGCACCATCCGGCTGTTATACTCCTCCCCCATCAAAGTACGGGAAATTATACTGGGCAAATATCTCGCAATGATGCTGTATAGTTTGTTCCTGCTGGCTATCGTTGGTATTTTCATTACCACGGGTATTTTTCAGATACAAGCACCAGACAAAGGCATGCTGATGGCCGGCCTGCTGGGGTTTTACCTGCTGTTATGCGCCTATTCGGCTATTGGACTATTCATGTCGTGTCTCACCACTTACCAACTGGTAGCGGCAGTATGCACTTTTGTAATGATCGCTTTCCTGAATTATGTAGGCACTATTGGACAGGGCATGGATTTCGTGAGAGATATCACCTATTTACTTTCACTGTCGGGGCGGACAGAAAACATGCTGAATGGCCTTATCACAACCAAAGACACCGTTTATTTCCTTGCCATCATTTATATGTTCCTGGGACTAAGTATCTATAAAATAAAGTCCGGCATGGAATCCAAACCAGCTATTGTTAAAATAGGCAGGTATAGCGCTGTTATCGTCACAGGTATTGTGGCAGGTTATATAGGTGCCTTACCCGGAATGATTGGGTACTATGATGCTACAATCAACCAGAAAAACACGGTAGCTCCCAATGTTCAAAAAATCGTTAAAGAGCTGGGCAAAGAACCGTTGGAAGTATATACTTATAACAATGTAATTGGCGGTGCTTCCATGATGGGCTTTGATAACGCTTACAATATAGTGGCTTCAACATGGGAACGATATACGCGATTTAAAGAACATCACAATATTATCATACATAAAGCAGTCAATTATTACGACAGTACGATCGACGACCAGGGTACCTTAAGGAGTTACCCGGGGAAAACACTCAAAGAAATAGCCATCCAGGTAACGAAGCCCAATGGCGTATCTATGAAAAAGGTATTATCACCGGAAGAGATCCGTAAGATAATTGACCTGAGACCTGAATTAAACCGTTTTGTAATGCAGCTGAAATACAAAGACAAAAGTACTTTCCTGCGTATTTACGACGACCAGTTCGTATGGCCAGGCGATACGGAAGTTGCAGCGGCATTCAAACGATTGCTCCAGGCCAAACTACCGAGGATTGCCTTTCTTACCGGCAACCTGGAAAGAGATATTTTCAAAAAATCGGAACGCGAGTACAATAAGATCGCCGCTGCCAAAGGCTTCCGGTATGCTTTGATCAACCAGGGCTTTGATGTAGACACCGTTTCCCTGGAAGGTCGTGACGTACCGGATGGTGTTAACACACTGGTCATTGGCGATCCCAGGCTAGCCTTCACGCCGGCTGTACTGGAGCGGATAATACGGTATATCAACAAAGGGGGCAACCTTCTTATCACCTGTGAACCCGAGAGCCGTGAAGTGTTGCAACCTTTACTTGATGAACTTGGCGTAGCACAGATGGAAGGGAAACTAATAGAGTCTGATAAAGACTTTGCTCCCGACATGATAAAACCTTTATTCACTGCCAAAGCGGGCTCCTTTTCCGGCTATATTGAAAAGATGCGGACAGATAGCCTGGCCGATCTGATGCAGATGCCCGGCGTATCGGGTTTAACCTATAAGCAGGGAGGCGATTTTATCATTGAACCATTGCTATTGAGTAATCCTAAACAAACCTGGAACCGGAAGAAGCCGTTTAATGCAGAATCAGCCAATACTATAAGGCCTGCCGACGGCATAGCAACAGCCGGCGGGTCTATTCCTACAGACCCAAGACAAAGATTCAGCCCCGTATCCTTCTCAGCAGAAGACGGTGATATAAAAGGGCCTATTGCTGCCGCGCTCGCGCTAACAAGGAAGAAAGATGGAAAGGAACAGCGCATTATAATAACCGGGGATGCAGACTTTATGAGAAATGGTTCTTTCAGCAATTCCAACTTTTTCTTTTCAACAGGCATATTCAGCTGGCTTTCCTATGGAGAGTTTCCGATTGACAGCTATCGCGCCGAAACAAACGACAAGGCTGTAAAAGTTACCACCGACGAGGTGAGTTATCTGAAGATCATTTACCTGTGGGTACTGCCTGGTATACTGGTAGCTTTCGCAGCCATCCTGCTCATTCGCCGTAAGAGAAAGTAA
- a CDS encoding ABC transporter ATP-binding protein, whose product MKSIVKLEHLSHKYSSAWAIRDINMEIGNTGIVGLLGSNGAGKSTTMNILCGALNQTEGNVFINGINLREQPELAKQQIGFLPQTPPLYMDLTVDEYLRYCAGLRQVPKEKLKPAVKEAKERCGIDHFSNRLISNLSGGYRQRVGIAQAIVHRPALVVLDEPTNGLDPNQIIEVRSLIKEIATDRAVIFSSHILPEVQILCKEIKMIENGRIVFSDTMDAFNNYVEPHSMLIHLENPPSAAELAAIPGVTKVAFLTERQVRVHFNGDQDITEKVVAISIQKGWRLREISLDKSALDEIFKQLSSQNPQSHH is encoded by the coding sequence ATGAAGAGTATTGTAAAACTTGAACATTTGTCGCACAAATACAGCAGCGCCTGGGCCATCCGTGATATCAACATGGAGATTGGCAATACGGGAATTGTGGGCTTGCTGGGTTCCAATGGCGCAGGCAAATCAACGACCATGAATATTCTCTGCGGCGCACTCAATCAAACCGAAGGCAATGTTTTTATCAACGGCATCAACCTTCGTGAGCAGCCCGAACTGGCTAAGCAGCAGATAGGTTTTCTTCCACAAACGCCACCCCTGTATATGGACCTCACGGTAGACGAGTACCTGCGTTATTGCGCCGGCTTGCGCCAGGTGCCGAAAGAAAAGCTGAAACCCGCAGTTAAAGAAGCCAAAGAACGCTGTGGTATCGATCATTTCAGTAACCGTTTGATCAGTAATCTATCAGGGGGCTATCGCCAGCGTGTGGGAATTGCACAGGCTATTGTTCACCGCCCCGCACTGGTAGTACTTGACGAGCCTACCAATGGTCTCGATCCCAACCAGATCATTGAAGTGAGATCGCTTATCAAAGAAATTGCCACCGACAGGGCCGTCATCTTTTCGTCGCATATATTACCGGAAGTACAGATCCTTTGCAAGGAAATTAAAATGATAGAAAACGGGCGGATCGTGTTCTCCGATACCATGGACGCTTTCAACAACTATGTAGAACCCCATAGTATGCTGATACACCTGGAAAACCCGCCATCTGCCGCCGAACTGGCAGCAATACCAGGCGTTACCAAGGTAGCATTCCTAACAGAAAGACAGGTTCGCGTTCATTTCAACGGGGACCAGGATATCACGGAGAAAGTAGTGGCCATTAGTATTCAAAAAGGCTGGCGATTAAGGGAGATAAGTCTCGACAAAAGTGCGCTCGACGAAATATTCAAACAATTATCCAGTCAAAATCCTCAATCTCATCATTAA